In one Drosophila albomicans strain 15112-1751.03 chromosome X, ASM965048v2, whole genome shotgun sequence genomic region, the following are encoded:
- the LOC117574685 gene encoding achaete-scute complex protein T3 → MTSVCSNNYQHFQLTNGNIMLLQHHQLPQHQQQLSVPQQHQLIAPKLPLGNSQLQNMQHASSVGPMLHKKKFNYNNMPYSSSSGAEQMPSVARRNARERNRVKQVNNGFVNLRQHLPQSVINTLSNGGRGASKKLSKVDTLRIAVEYIRGLQDMLDDGSSSSEGRQLPSFSQHSADESSNDGSYSNDYNSSIEAPFVSHSYHSASPTPSYSDSDLSASYVKQELPEEHHQQQQLQHHHHHHQQQQQQQQFKFESFDSFSDEQPDDEELLDYISSWQEQ, encoded by the coding sequence atgacgAGCGtgtgcagcaacaactatcAGCACTTTCAACTGACCAACGGCAACATCATGTTGCTGCAACATCACCAGCTGCcccagcatcagcaacaactcTCGGtgccacaacaacatcagctgaTTGCACCAAAGTTGCCACTGGGCAACAGCCAATTGCAGAACATGCAACATGCCTCAAGTGTCGGTCCAATGTTGcacaaaaagaaattcaactacaacaacatgccgtacagcagcagcagcggggcAGAGCAAATGCCATCGGTGGCACGTCGCAACGCACGTGAACGCAATCGTGTCAAGCAGGTGAACAACGGCTTCGTCAATCTGCGTCAGCATTTGCCACAGAGCGTCATCAATACGCTCTCGAATGGCGGTCGAGGCGCCAGCAAAAAACTCTCCAAGGTCGACACTCTGCGCATCGCCGTCGAATACATTCGTGGACTTCAGGATATGCTCGacgatggcagcagcagcagtgaagGAAGACAACTGCCAAGCTTCAGTCAACATTCGGCTGATGAGAGCAGCAACGATGGCAGCTACAGCAACGattacaacagcagcatcgaAGCTCCGTTCGTCAGTCATTCTTATCACTCTGCCTCGCCCACGCCTTCGTACAGTGATTCCGATCTATCGGCTAGCTATGTGAAGCAAGAGTTGCCCGAGgaacatcatcagcaacagcaactgcaacatcatcatcatcatcatcagcaacaacagcagcagcaacaattcaAATTCGAATCGTTCGACAGCTTCAGCGATGAGCAACCCGACGATGAGGAACTCCTCGATTACATTTCATCGTGGCAAGAGCAATAA